gtgatctcctgctccagcttctcctgaacatctttgactcgactcacttcagtttcctgctgggatctgatctgctgcttcacatcagaccttcttttctggaggagacggatcagctcagtgaagatcttctcactgtcctccactgctttatcagcagagacattgatggcctccacctcctgttgaagcagcttcacatctttctcttGGTCCTGGATTCTTTGCTGGATTTTCCTTTGCTTTACCTCAAGCTCCTTCTGCTTCTCAGCTCTTCCTGCTGCAACTTGGACTGCTTCATGGCCTTTATGTTCATCCATTAAGCAGAGATAACAGATACACTTCTGATCAGTATGACAGAAGatcttcatcacctcatcaTGACGGGAGCAGATGTGTTCCTCGAGCTTCTTGGATGGATTCACCAGCTTGTGTTTCTTAAATTGAGGAACATCATAATGAGGTTGGAGGTGACTTTCACAGtaagaaaccaaacaaaccagacaggaCTTGACAGCTTTCATCTTCTTTCCAGTGCAAATGTCACAGGTCACATTTTCATGTCCAGTAAAATAGTGATCAGCTGAAGCGTCTTTGAGTTCAGTCTTCTTTGTATCCTCCACCAACTGTTCTGGCATGGTGTTTTTCTTCAAGGTACGCCTCAGTGTAGAAGTTTTCCTGCAATAAAGGCAGCTGTGGATTCCCTTCTGGTCTTTTCCATCCCATAAGTCTTTAATACAGTTCATGCAGTAGCTGTGTCCACAGGAAATAGTCACTGGATCCTTCAGTAGATCCAGACAGATGCAACAGGAGACTTTAGAATCCATCTGAACTCCTTTCTGTGCCATATCCCACTTCAACAAAAAGTTTGTTAAACATTAATTGCCTCTACTGCACATAAAGCCACCTGCATGCAGAAAAATGTTCTCCTTCAAAAAACAGAAGCATTCAGTCCTGTGACTTTTCAAGTTCTGCTGTGCAGCTCTGTGAATCTGTTAACCTACTTTTTAGAAGGGAGGAACCATTGCAGAGATTTATATGATGTTATCAGGTATCAGTATTTATGAGTACATAACAAGCACGCCCTTTGAACTTTTATGGCATGTTTTGACCACTTATGAACCTGCAAAAATATAACTTAGATCATGTGACAAATGTGATGAAGAAAACACTTCTATAAAAAATAGACGTCTCCTCTAAACATTCACAGAATTTTAATACAGTTTTCCAACTTAATTGGATGTTAggccagttaaaaaaaatgagaactTTAACTTCACCAAATCTTTAGTGGCTGAAGTCAAGGACTgcaaaacagactgaaaaagacaaaactttttTCAGATCGAAGGTTTGTTCCAATTCAGATCTTTTAGAGAAAGTGTGgtaaaaagtgtaattttaacAGCTGGTAATGCTTACAAACAATAAAGATATTAGCTTAAGAGAACTTGCACATTTACTAATAATACCAgaatgagtgtgtatgtgtttggATTCATGAGTTGATGagattagaaaaagaaaataacgtATTGAtttgagtttattaaaaaaattatttggggTACTACTCTTCATCTGTCTTGCCTCTTAATGAGAAGAGATGGAAGTTAAAAACTTATATACTTGGGTATTCTGCAATTTATTGTCCTCAAAGTACGAACTGAACTGAAGAGGTTTTTAAGATTTTGGCACTTTATACCAGTGAAATCTTACAATCTAAGCTTCACCGTCAAATCCCTGTTAAAATACAggtgatattttgtttttatgacacTGTATTGATAATGTATTGTAAAATAATTCTTTGATTTCAATGAGTATAACTTggttaaattaaacaaacaattttCCTGTCTTAAAGTCACTATAAACCCAGCTAGGGACAGATAtggctacactgcaaaaacacttaatctcaccaagtattttagtctagtttctaatgcaaatcttagttcacttgaaataagacaaaaacaacttacaagtaacttttcagcaagacatataaacttgttttaagttaataattccttaatattgaagaaaaagtacttgtacttttaccatcggcagattatttcacttatatacACGGGAAAATGTCTGATTAtgagtgaaattatctgccattggaactggtactttttcatcaatattaagaaattaattacttaaaacaagctcctatatctagCTGATAgttctacttgagtaaaatcttTGTAATGTAGAATGATACACTATCTTTGTATGTGTAGAATGAAAGAGCTTGGATGAAAACAGACTTCCACTGGACTGAAACTGGACCTAGTCCCAGATGCTTAAGCATTCTATGCATTACTTTATACACTTTCTTTTGAATGACACTTTTGTACAACGAGGTCCTTAATAGCTATGACtagctacactgcaaaaacacgatatctaaccaagtatttttggtctagtttcttgtgcaaatatcttggtatacttgaaataagacagaaccGACTTACACATTTACAAAcaatagaagcttgttttaagtaaataattccttaatataggtgaaaaatactagttccattggtaTATAATTTCACATATAACAATACATAATAATCTGCAAATGGAAGAAGTACtttttcaatattaaggaattatttacttaagacAAGTTCCTATttctgcttaaaagttacttataggttagttctgtcttatttctaattcactaagatatttgcactagaaactagaccaaaaatacttggtaaaattttgtggaTTTGCAGtgtaaatacttaaaatgtcaaaaaactttaaaaaaattaactacaaAGTAACTGATTGTAGGCATGAACCCAAGCAGAATCAAAATGTGATTCAGCAAACTGTTAAATTCAATCAGGTTACtgccttgtttttttatcaACACATGCAGGAAATAGGTTACATTAAAGgtggaaatgtttctttaattattaatttttgtcTGTCCAGCTTTTTAAACAGGGTTTGTATGTTTTCGATATCCACTGTAAATCTGCAGATGTCTCGAAAACATGAGGAAGTGGAGCCCTAAGGTGTTTTCCCCTCTCTGCAGGAAGCTGATACTAAAAGATATCACAGCTGTAggatgttttttatatttaaaaacacaacagtatACAGCTGTGTCAGCAAGATTTCACAGTTTAATTAATCTTTTCTTAACACAAATAAGGGATTCATCCTTTCCACCCAGATCCCAGCAAACATACACATATTCACCTCGACACACATAAACATTACAGCTTATTGTGAGATTAAAACATGTCATTAGAAAACACTGCTGTTCCCACGGTTCCTTCATGTGAAAACTTGACTCATTTTATCAAAGGCATCTCAGGAAGAAAACGTTCTACCCAAAATTATCTACTTATTATATATTTCAGTTATTACTATGTTGTAGCCGAGTTAAATGAACATGAAGCTCAGTCTCTGCATTTTGGAAAAATTAGACCAATTTCCTTCAAAATTGGGATTTTTGTCACTTCatgtaaatgaaaattaatttcaatcAATAATAATGAGGCTTGaagtgaacacacacacatgcacacccccacgcacacacacaatcagGACCCAGTAAGTAAAGCCACCTGATTCAATCTGCTTGGGAAAAATTCAGTTCAGCTATATCTTATCTTTGCTCTCTGCATTGGACGGTCCAACACCAATAAAACCTGAACACTGCATGTCAATAAAGTTTTATCTGTGATTTAAAGAGAAGTTGCCTCAACGTTTCAATGGGAAGTTTAGAAAGATGAGAGAGTTGCTTCTCTGCTTTTGGTTACCTGTCAGTGAGACAGAAAACGCAAAAAAAAgtggcaacaacaaaacaaaaaaaaatcagtcaagCTCTGATTTTTGGACAATTTACTGCAAACTTAAATGCAAATGATATTAACTGTTGCTGCATACATACTTTTACCATTTAGTATTAGGGTCGTActaagaaaaagttaaaaaaaataattatgagaataaagtcataataatgtgagaatatagtaataaaattacaagactAAAGTCATactattacaagaataaagttgtgcaAGAAttaagtcataatatttcaaaaataaagtggtaatattatgactttttgtgGTAATACcaagactttattctcacaatttcattattttcttttcttaacaTGGCCTTAAtactttcaatattttctttcaattctggatttgtgtttttttgtaagttttcagTTATCTTAATGCACCACTTAAAAGTTTATCTGCAAGACTAAATGAATTTGGTAGAACACTTTTTTTACAGAGAGTTTGAAAaagtaaagcatttttttcaaagattctCATGAACTGAACAGATTTCCTCTCATTTTTGACTCAGGTGTTAGCaggacaaacagcaacaactgAAGGCTCCTCTTGGTTTGGTataaagcaaagagaaaagaattaAGACCACTGGGTTCATAGCAGGCatagaaggtcaaaggtcaagtcGCCAATCCAGAGTTTGGCTGAAGTTTTTCTCCAGGGTAACAACAGCTCAGAAATATGGGCTTGTTAGAATCTCAATAACAAAAGTTGATGCAATTTTACACCCCAGTGATAAGTAGAGTAGTCTGGGATGGTTGATAACAATCTGAGCTCATCAGAAACTTTTACTACCAAACTTCAGATACATATTTCTGACTGAATACatttaagaaactaaaacatttacGAAACTAAAACATTTGACTGCAGACATCTAAATGCAGCTGAAAATCTGTTTGAATCAGCAAAAGTccgatttttgttttgttttgttgttttgcatttgtgcCTGATTCAAATCACTTTGGACATTATTAGGccacaggggtgtccaaagtgtgggtCAAGGGCTAATTTTGGCCGTAgaaattattctgttcaggccCTGATTTCAAGTCAACAGTGGCAAAAATTTGgccaacaaacacagaaaataagaatttaaaaattttatgtttttcttttaaaaggcAGCTGTTTATATTTTGGATCTTTAATGATATACAATccgtaaaaatattttattaagaaggaaaaccttaaaaaataaaataaattaaaaaaaaaaaatcaaactaacatttgcatctttaatttaataaattttgaGGGCTGCCAGTAGTTTAAGTTTGCCATTTTTGGTGAATCATTTATAACTACTGGACTAGTACATGTAATTTAGGCTGAATTATATAATAAATTGTTCAGTTAAAGTTCAGTTTCTTCCAAATATTTACTTCATTTGAAGCACGGCTACAGAAACGTTTTATGTGTCAAAGTCAGCCCATAAATGGTTGAATATTAACAATTTCAATGAATTTGAACATTTATGATTTCAGGAGAGCCTCCAGCCAAACTCTGAGTGAGCAGCTCCAACCAAAGGTCAAGGCCATGGAAAGGTTGCATCACTGCATCAGGTCAATGCGTTTATTCAGACACTTTCTTTTCAAGTTTTATAGACGGGAACTACTTTCCCATTGATGCAAACGCCCATCTCAAAAGTTCCTCTTTCCCAAAAgtgaaaacatcaaacaaacacacaactttGGACAGACAGTTTCATGGAAAGTGCAAATGGAGACGAACGTTAGTTGGATGTAACATGATTATATAAAAGAAAGAGATTCATTGATGTTTGCTACCTTTCCTTACAGGTCGCTACCTTTCCTGAATCccaaatatctgttttttaactatctaaatactgaaaatacatttaaatgtcaaaatggtTTATTAGTTATGtggaaaatcattttctttagttttttttttttttgaggcatTGACGATGAGATTGTTCTTTTCATTTGTAACACTACTTATTCTTCAATCTGCTACTGTTTTCCTACTTCACAACAGACTCACACAAACACTGACAGAACGGTATCTACATTATTTACAGTCTTACCCTTTTATCTAAAATGATATAAAGTGAGGAGAAGCAAAGAGCTCATCATTTGGACTTCAGTGTGCCCTTAAATTCAGTCCAAATGCATCTTTAAAGCGATGCTTGAACAGTTCAGGTGATAAAAATGGGCGTAAGTCAGTTGATCAGGAATAAAACAGAATGTCTTAAAGTAGGTGAAGGTATGAAGAAGCAGAAAACGGAAGTTAAAGACGATCCTGAGGCTGAATCCCATTTCCAAAGTCCCGTTCAAATCTCTTTTCCagactaaaatgtaaatattttttcataatttccaACAGCATTCAGAATTATTactaacaaaagtattttatcgTCTCtgttatttaaatgataaaGTTTGGCTTTAAATCCAGCAAGGTGGAGAAGAACCAGCAGGCTCTGCTTGCTTTTAAGCATCTGAATTAATTTAGAGCAGCTGTATTTCAAAATAtgcaataataatttttttcatatatgttaaaaacatcaaacaaacacagcagTGGAGCTAGCACCTTTTCTTATCAATGcaacactacaaaaacaaaaaatcttaccaagtatttttgtctagtatCTTGTACAAACATcctagtacacttgaaataagacaaatgtaacttataagtaacttttcagcaaaatataggagcttatttaaagtaaatctttaaaattgAGAAAGAGGAACTGGttccattggtagattatttacttataacaagacatttttgccTAGTCACAAGTTaagtaatctgccagtggaacaagtactttttcaccaatattaattGAAGGAAAAGTActtatttattcaaaacaaagcTCCTAACTTTTGCAGAAAACTTCCTTAGAAGTTACATCTTATTTCacgtgtactaagatatttgtacaaGAAACTAGactgaaaatacttggtaagattttgtgtttttgcagtgtagcctGGATATAAATAGGAAATGGGATTCAGCTCAGGTGAAGGTAAACGGATGTGTTTTGAGttctgacttttctttcttGCTCATTATATCTTAATGAAAAGCCAAAATTCAGATTTGCTGCCTTCATTTTCCCGAGATTCTTCCAATCAACTCAAACTTCAGttgataaacagaaaaaaaaatgtgaaaaaaaaaaaaaagttctttctGGAGAGATATTTCCAAAGattctgcattatttttaaaaagatggaaataaaaagagacTTGATCAGCAGCGCAGACAGGCACAGTGCTCAAATATCTCCTCAGTTGGTTGATGGCAAGAAGACGACGTGAGTTTCTCCAGTGAAGGAGAGACAAAAGTTGGACATATTTTCAGATAAATGGAAGACATCCTGGTTTAGCAGGAACTTCAGAAAAGGTTAGAGCCGTTCTTATTTGTAGTAAAATCAGTAAAATCCCATTTAAAGTTCATTCCAGACCATGGTGTTTAATCAGGAAACTTCGGTCCAATCGAAGGAGTCGGCAGCACCTTGATGGTGTCCGTGTGTTCATGGAAGTCCTGCAAGCAGCATGAATTGGTTTCAGTAGCGGCGCCTGCTTTAACGGATCAGAGCCGGGCCTTGTGCAAAACCTTCTGGGGATCAATTGGCACGCGCTCTGGACGGTTTCCAGGAGATCAACTGGATTTAATACTGGAGAGGCTGGTCTGGAGTAAATAACCAGCAAACTCAGTCCATGTCAGAGAaccaaagagagaaagaagtggagaaaataaactttgggtccattttaaataatgcaaactCGTTTAGTTTGCTGgaaattaaaatagatttaaggCTACTCTATAAACCGGTTTAGAAATTAACCCAATATCTGAAAACTTAGGCATGAACCATAATAAACCTCATTTAGGGAAAAGAAACTAGATATAAGACTGTTGATttagtttccatggaaacaggaGCCAGAATCAAAAGTCCAAACTGAGATAGTGGGCTTTGTTTTGGCTAAGTTTTTGAGAGCAAAGGCAAATTTCTCAAActtatttaacatttctgacCAGATCTGAGGGAAAATCCTGTAGATGTGTTGAATAAATCTATAAGTATGCAGTGGATTTGTCTGACTgccagtagctgcgtttccattgatcaaataattttaattatgtaagtaattttgaaaaaagttaacatttttcagtaaaacctttttgagccaggatgaggtggtttttatCAAAATCAGTGTATTTCCCATtgcacaagtcatgtgatcaacaactggatgttactactgctgGAAACGACAAacaagacgacaggaagtagtttgagGAAAATGGTGCACCATGATTTTTAAAGACttgtcattttaattgtgttttttaacagaagtgtcgcaattgtgaaattgtgttttttcccccaacattAATGGGATATCAACAGTTTTGCACAGacttgtaatggaaatgcagctactgaacAGTTTGGTTTTAGATCAAACGTCATCTCGTCCCTAAGATGATGTTGGGATAACTTCACTTTGTGTGTATTAAGTCACTAGTTGAGGAGCAAAAATGTAGTAGAGAATGTTTAATTACATCTGTCtatgttttaaagtttgacttttctAGAAATGAAAGGGAGTCGGTTGCAGGTAAATGGAGACTTTAGGAAGATTATTTGGCTCCCAGTTGGTTGCTCCCATGTTGGTTCCTTTAGACCAGTGGGACTGGGATGTGGCCTAAACCAGCGGTGAGGGAACTTGTTTTGTCTCCAGAATCGGAGATTCATGATCCGACTCCTGCGCTTCTTCGCCGGCGTGATCTTCAGTGCCGCTCACAGTGTTGGACTCTCCCGGTGCCTCGTCCtacaaaaacagcaactttacCATCATCATACATTTCTACACGATAAGAACCAAAGTGCTGCAGCTGagtggaaaaaattaaatttttatgtttcttacCGTCACCCAGGGGTGGGAGAGGACTTCCTCAGCAGTGAACCGAGCGTCAACGTTCACCTGGAGCATCTGACTGATCAGCATCTGAGGAGCAGGTCATGCGACCGTTAGCAATAAAAGACTGAACTGATCTGAGATTTAATAACATCTTCAGGTCACATCTACAGACGTCAGAATGGGATTTAGATTGTTTCCTTTAGGTTCACTTTGATTTCTGAtttggtttttgtcattttttgctcCAATTGACCAAACTTTAGtctaaaacaaactaaaacggACGAtgatcatttgttttcagttctttttgtcCTATGGAGAACTCGACAAAATATTAATGTACAGAGAATTTATGgtcattttaaagaacaaacaatGACTTTTATGCATGTTGTTGAATTGCCGATAAGCTACAACCTTGGTACAGATTAACAGGTTGAAATCTGacgtttatttttcaaaaactgatCCAAACCTTTGCTGATAGGCTGATGTTGTCCCAGTCTGGAGATGGAAACTCCAGCTTCCCTCTGAGGATCTGATCAAATAGTTCCTCCTGGACGTTATTCTCACTGCGGAAAGTAAAGCAGATTTCTGTCAGTACAGTTACACATAAAACACACTGTGCAACTAATAACTtattaaagttacaaaaatcTGTACATTTTTAAGGCTGAAGATTTTTAATCTGTCACACAAATAACAAACTCGCCAACTcaaacataaaacaggaaacGTTCATAATAACATGAAGCCACCACAGGATGAtgcaaataaaagcttttattattaatgtcccggttaaagtaaaatgttgcGTTTACTGACCTTCTGAAAGGAGGGAATCCACAGAGCAGGATGTAGGCGATGACTCCTGCCGCCCAGATGTCCACCTTCAGACCATAACTAGaagaaaacatcaacattaCTGGTTGTTTACCACTAAAGGGATGATTTACTCAtagaaatatggaaaataaataatttacctTTATAATACCTTtattaaaaaccaataaaaagtaataaaactattttatttagcAGCAAAATGATTGTTGGATCTCTGTTTAGTATAAAAGTTGTTAAACGcaatacaattaaaaacaaaaataaacctccCATAACCAAAATTGtccaaataaagtatttaaccaattaacaaatggaaaataacaaTTTGGGAAATTCACAAGCAGCTTTTTGCCCTATAGCAGGGGCATGAGGGCGGCACACGTCTGTCTGTCCTTatgtttattcttctttttgctgttgttgtctctaaaagtcataaattttagttttacttcctGTCTCTCACCCGGTCTCAGCGATGATCTCCGGCGCCACGTACGTCGGCGTGCCGCAGACGGTGTGCAGCGGACCCTCCACCACCGTCGCCAGACCGAAATCGCCCAACTTCAGGGACTTGGTGCCGTCCGGATACTCACACACCTGCAGAACGAAACCAGAACCAAGCGCCACAGAGTTCAGGTGTAACAGAAACACTTCCTGTTAAAGTTAAAGCTCTGTGGATGACGGTGTTTTGGTACCAGCAGGTTCTCTGGTTTGATGTCTCGGTGGACGATGTTCATCCGGTGTAAATACTTGATGGCTCCGGCCAGGTTGAACACCATGGCGCTGGCGTCTCGCTCGCTGTACTTGGTGGAGGAGGTAATGGCGTCGAAAAGATCGCCGCCCTGAGGGAACCAGAAACGAGTCAGACGTGGAGAATggagcttttatttattcatttaatcattttataatgattaaataatgaaacagacaattaataacacaaatatgtaaaaaaaaaaaaaccttttagaaaattcaaatttttttaatctaagcTTAATAttatcaattaatttattttggattttaaaaagtattaacagTATAAGATCTGACCCTGGAAAAAACATgagacaaaaatacagaaatatgccaaaaaatgttgagaaatatctatttttttattctaagcttaatattatcaatatttcttcagtttatgataaagaaaaaaaaataatgctaaaaaaTCTGAccatgaccttttttttttctaatt
The window above is part of the Xiphophorus couchianus chromosome 14, X_couchianus-1.0, whole genome shotgun sequence genome. Proteins encoded here:
- the LOC114156908 gene encoding tripartite motif-containing protein 16-like, which translates into the protein MAQKGVQMDSKVSCCICLDLLKDPVTISCGHSYCMNCIKDLWDGKDQKGIHSCLYCRKTSTLRRTLKKNTMPEQLVEDTKKTELKDASADHYFTGHENVTCDICTGKKMKAVKSCLVCLVSYCESHLQPHYDVPQFKKHKLVNPSKKLEEHICSRHDEVMKIFCHTDQKCICYLCLMDEHKGHEAVQVAAGRAEKQKELEVKQRKIQQRIQDQEKDVKLLQQEVEAINVSADKAVEDSEKIFTELIRLLQKRRSDVKQQIRSQQETEVSRVKDVQEKLEQEITELKRKDAELEQLSHTEDHNQFLLNYPSLPALSESTHSSSINIRPLRHFEDVTAAVSDTKRVLEGLLTEIKTNISLTVSKVDVLLPEPEPKTRADFLKYSQEITLDPNTANKFLLLSDRNRKVTLMKQQQLYEDHPERFTYFCEVLSRESLTGRCYWEVEWKGGEIEVAITYKNISRAGTSEKCGFGLNDRSWALHCDANSYSCSYNNVKTPVSGPVSSRVGVYLNYKLGVLCFYSISKKMTLLHRVQTTFTQPLYAGLWLLDYGTTAELIRVK